From a region of the Mauremys mutica isolate MM-2020 ecotype Southern chromosome 12, ASM2049712v1, whole genome shotgun sequence genome:
- the SGSH gene encoding N-sulphoglucosamine sulphohydrolase isoform X2, with amino-acid sequence MYGLHQDVHHFNSFDKVQSLPLLLSQAHIRTGIIGKKHVGPETVYPFDFAYTEENSSVLQVGRNITRIKRLVRKFLQSQDERPFFLYVAFHDPHRCGHSQPQYGAFCEKFGNGESGMGWIPDWKPQPYSPEHVQLPYFVPDTPAARADLAAQYTTIGRMDQGIGLVLEELRSAGLHNTTLVIYTSDNGIPFPSGRTNLYWSGTAEPLLVSSPEHTERWGQVSQAYASLLDLTPTILDWFAIPYPSYSIFGTKTVQLTGKSLLPALVSEQPWITVFSSQSHHEVTMYYPMRAIQHQHFRLIHNLHFRTPFPIDQDFYVSPTFQDLLNRTRARQPTHWNKTLHQYYYRDRWELFDRSSDPTESRNLASDSQYAEVLELLKAHLLKWQWDTNDPWVCAPDGVLEEKLSPQCQPLYNEL; translated from the exons ATGTATGGGCTGCACCAGGACGTGCACCATTTCAACTCCTTTGACAAGGTGCAGAGTCTTCCCCTGCTGCTCAGCCAGGCACATATCCGGACAG GGATAATTGGCAAGAAGCACGTTGGGCCGGAGACGGTGTATCCCTTTGATTTCGCGTACACTGAGGAGAACAGCTCTGTGCTGCAGGTGGGCAGAAACATCACCCGGATCAAACGGCTTGTCCGGAAATTCCTGCAGAGCCAGGACGAGAG GCCGTTCTTCTTGTACGTCGCCTTCCACGATCCCCATCGCTGcggccactcccagccccagtacGGGGCCTTCTGTGAGAAGTTCGGCAATGGCGAGAGCGGCATGGGCTGGATCCCCGACTGGAAGCCCCAGCCGTACAGCCCAGAGCACGTGCAG ctcccgtaCTTCGTTCCAGACACTCCAGCCGCTCGCGCTGACCTGGCCGCCCAGTACACAACAATCGGGCGCATGGACCAAG GGATCGGGCTGGTCCTGGAGGAGCTGCGCAGCGCTGGCTTGCACAACACCACGCTGGTGATTTACACCTCCGACAACGGCATCCCCTTCCCCAGCGGCAGGACCAACCTGTACTGGTCGGGCACTGCTGAGCCGCTGCTGGTCTCCTCCCCCGAACACACCGAGCGCTGGGGGCAGGTCAGCCAGGCCTATGCCAGCCTGTTGG ATCTCACGCCCACCATCTTGGACTGGTTCgccatcccctaccccagctaCAGCATCTTTGGCACCAAGACAGTGCAGCTCACCGGGAAATCGCTCCTGCCAGCCCTGGTGTCAGAGCAGCCTTGGATCACCGTCTTCAGCAGCCAGAGCCACCACGAGGTCACCATGTACTACCCCATGCGGGCTATCCAGCACCAGCACTTCCGCCTGATCCACAACCTCCACTTCAGGACGCCTTTCCCTATCGACCAGGACTTCTACGTCTCGCCAACCTTCCAGGACCTGCTCAACCGGACCAGAGCCAGGCAGCCGACCCATTGGAACAAGACCCTGCACCAGTACTACTACAGGGACCGCTGGGAGCTGTTCGACCGGAGCAGCGATCCCACCGAGAGCCGGAACCTGGCCTCCGACTCCCAGTACGCTGAGGTCTTGGAGCTGCTCAAAGCCCACCTGTTGAAGTGGCAGTGGGACACTAATGACCCTTGGGTGTGTGCCCCAGACGGCGTCTTAGAGGAGAAACTGAGCCCCCAGTGCCAGCCACTTTACAATGAACTGTGA
- the SGSH gene encoding N-sulphoglucosamine sulphohydrolase isoform X1, translated as MGLRWALLLLLLALPLGRAGRARNVLLLVADDGGFESGVYNNSAINTPNLDALAGRSLVFRNAFTSVSSCSPSRASILTGLPQHQNGMYGLHQDVHHFNSFDKVQSLPLLLSQAHIRTGIIGKKHVGPETVYPFDFAYTEENSSVLQVGRNITRIKRLVRKFLQSQDERPFFLYVAFHDPHRCGHSQPQYGAFCEKFGNGESGMGWIPDWKPQPYSPEHVQLPYFVPDTPAARADLAAQYTTIGRMDQGIGLVLEELRSAGLHNTTLVIYTSDNGIPFPSGRTNLYWSGTAEPLLVSSPEHTERWGQVSQAYASLLDLTPTILDWFAIPYPSYSIFGTKTVQLTGKSLLPALVSEQPWITVFSSQSHHEVTMYYPMRAIQHQHFRLIHNLHFRTPFPIDQDFYVSPTFQDLLNRTRARQPTHWNKTLHQYYYRDRWELFDRSSDPTESRNLASDSQYAEVLELLKAHLLKWQWDTNDPWVCAPDGVLEEKLSPQCQPLYNEL; from the exons ATGGGCCTGCGCtgggcgctgctgctgctgctgctggcgctgccgctgggccgggccggccgAGCCCGCAACGTGCTGCTCCTCGTGG CGGACGATGGCGGCTTTGAGAGCGGCGTGTACAACAACTCCGCCATCAACACCCCCAACCTGGACGCCTTGGCCGGGCGCAGCCTCGTCTTCCGGAACGCCTTCACCTCCgtcagcagctgctcccccagcagggccaGCATCCTGACCGGCTTACCCCAG CACCAAAATGGGATGTATGGGCTGCACCAGGACGTGCACCATTTCAACTCCTTTGACAAGGTGCAGAGTCTTCCCCTGCTGCTCAGCCAGGCACATATCCGGACAG GGATAATTGGCAAGAAGCACGTTGGGCCGGAGACGGTGTATCCCTTTGATTTCGCGTACACTGAGGAGAACAGCTCTGTGCTGCAGGTGGGCAGAAACATCACCCGGATCAAACGGCTTGTCCGGAAATTCCTGCAGAGCCAGGACGAGAG GCCGTTCTTCTTGTACGTCGCCTTCCACGATCCCCATCGCTGcggccactcccagccccagtacGGGGCCTTCTGTGAGAAGTTCGGCAATGGCGAGAGCGGCATGGGCTGGATCCCCGACTGGAAGCCCCAGCCGTACAGCCCAGAGCACGTGCAG ctcccgtaCTTCGTTCCAGACACTCCAGCCGCTCGCGCTGACCTGGCCGCCCAGTACACAACAATCGGGCGCATGGACCAAG GGATCGGGCTGGTCCTGGAGGAGCTGCGCAGCGCTGGCTTGCACAACACCACGCTGGTGATTTACACCTCCGACAACGGCATCCCCTTCCCCAGCGGCAGGACCAACCTGTACTGGTCGGGCACTGCTGAGCCGCTGCTGGTCTCCTCCCCCGAACACACCGAGCGCTGGGGGCAGGTCAGCCAGGCCTATGCCAGCCTGTTGG ATCTCACGCCCACCATCTTGGACTGGTTCgccatcccctaccccagctaCAGCATCTTTGGCACCAAGACAGTGCAGCTCACCGGGAAATCGCTCCTGCCAGCCCTGGTGTCAGAGCAGCCTTGGATCACCGTCTTCAGCAGCCAGAGCCACCACGAGGTCACCATGTACTACCCCATGCGGGCTATCCAGCACCAGCACTTCCGCCTGATCCACAACCTCCACTTCAGGACGCCTTTCCCTATCGACCAGGACTTCTACGTCTCGCCAACCTTCCAGGACCTGCTCAACCGGACCAGAGCCAGGCAGCCGACCCATTGGAACAAGACCCTGCACCAGTACTACTACAGGGACCGCTGGGAGCTGTTCGACCGGAGCAGCGATCCCACCGAGAGCCGGAACCTGGCCTCCGACTCCCAGTACGCTGAGGTCTTGGAGCTGCTCAAAGCCCACCTGTTGAAGTGGCAGTGGGACACTAATGACCCTTGGGTGTGTGCCCCAGACGGCGTCTTAGAGGAGAAACTGAGCCCCCAGTGCCAGCCACTTTACAATGAACTGTGA